TTTCTCAGCCGTCGGAGAAGGGATTCCCATGACGTAGAAGAAAAAGTTCCTCAGTCTGTTCTGTGATCCTCTGAGGGATCTTGCCTTCCTCTTTCCCTTCTCGGTGAGTGTGATGTAACCGTACTTTTCGTACTCTACGTACCCGAGTTCTGAGAGTCTTTTCATGGCGTTCGTCACACTGGGAAGACTAACGCCCATCTTCTTCGCTACAACACTCACCCTCGCTGCAGGTTGCTTCTGAAGTATTTCCTGAATCACAGAAAGGTAGTCCTCGAGTGCCGGTGTCAACGTTTTCTTTCTTCCTCTAGGCATTTTATCGACCCTCCTTTATGAAACTTTTTGCTTTCTCCAGATCTTCCAGGACGATCTTCCTCAGTTCTTTACTCCTGTTCCTCAGAAGATAACTCGGATGAAACGTTGGGACAATTTTCTTTCCCCCCAGCCAATCTATGGGATTTCCACGCACCCTGGTTATGGACACCTTCTTTCCATCCATGAAAAAGGACAGGGCAGTGGCTCCCAGAGCAACTACGACACTCGGGTTTATGATTTCAAGCTGTGCGAGCAAAAAATGTCCACATGCAAACATTTCTTCCAATGTTGGGGTACGGTTGTTAGGAGGTCTGCATTTCACAACATTACAGATGTAGACATCTTCTCGTTTGATTCCCACCTCGTTCAAAAGCTCAGTCAGGAGCATGCCTGCTCTTCCAACGAACGGCCTTCCCGTCCTGTCTTCTTCTTCCCCAGGACCCTCACCGACGAAGACGATCTTCGTGTCCAAGCTTCCTTCCCCCACGACGACATTAGTTCTTGTAAGGTGCAGCGGACACATGGTGCATTCTCTAACCCTTTCTACCACTATCTCCATGAGTTCTTCCTTGGTGAACAAAACTTTCTCCTCCAAATTCTGGTAAAATATTATCGAGAATTAACGGAACCTTACTTAATTCTATCATTCCTCATACGGTTTTCGCAAATCTCCAAAACGAGGTGATTGTTGTGGCCTTTAAGTTTAGACTCCAGAGGATATACGAAGTTCGAAGAAAGGAAGAAGAAACTTTAAAAAGTGATCTCTCAAAGATCTCTGAAAAAATCGAAAATCTCAGAGACATTATACAACAATTGACCAGAAAAAAGAAACAAATAGAAAGCAACTTTCTTCAGAAAGGACAGCTCTCGAAGAAAGATTTACTCGAACTCGAATGTGAGATAACTTTTTACGAAGTGGAGATAGAAAAGTATCGGGAAGAACTGCAGAAGCTGCTGAAAGAACAGGAAAGAATCAGGGAAAATCTTTTGGAGAAGATGAAAGAGAGAAAGATGCTTGAGAAGTTGAGAGAGAGAAGATTCAGAGAGTATCTGACGGAAGAGAACCTGAGGGAAAGAAGAAAGATGGACGAAATCGCCGAGAGAAAATTCTGGTGGAGTTAGTCGTCTCTGAACCTGTACTGCAGTGCCTCTGCTAAATGTCTCATTCTCACTCTTTTTTCGCCATCTAGATCGGCTATCGTTCTCGAAAGCCTCAATACCTTGTCGATCCTCCTACCGGAAAGTCCGTATCTTTCCACGTACTTTTCCAGCAAATCTTCACTTTTATCATCCAGCTTTACATGTTCTCTCAACATCCTGTGTGTCATCTGAGAGTTGTAAGAGATGGGTGTGTTCTGGAAACGTTGGAGCTGTATCTCCCTTGCCCTCATGACTCGCTCTCTTATGGATGCACTCTTTTCCCCTTCGGGTTTTTTCATCATCTCTTCGAAGGAGAGTTTTGGAACGTTCACAACGATGTCTATTCTGTCCAGAAGAGGTCCTGATATCTTCTTTTTGTATCTCAGGATGTCCCTTGGGGAACAGACACAGGGCTGTTTCGGATCCCCGAGATTCCCGCAGGGGCATGGGTTCATCGCTCCAACCATCATGAAACGGGCGGGATAGGTTACGGAGAACTTCGCTCTCGAGATGGTGACGCATTGTTCCTCGAGCGGTTGTCTCAGGGCTTCGAGTACGTCCCTTTTGAACTCCGGAAGTTCGTCGAGGAAGAGAACACCGTTGTGTGCCAGGGAGATCTCCCCGGGTTTTGGCGTTGTACCGCCACCAATGATGGAAACAGTCGAAGCCGTGTGGTGCGGTGAACGAAACGGTCGTTTTCGAACAAGACCGAGACAGCCAGCAGCACTGTACACCTTGCTTGTCTCGATGATTTCCTCTTCTGACATCGGAGGGAAAATGGTGGGGATCCTCTTTGCGATCATGGTCTTTCCAGAACCAGGATTTCCCACCATGAGGATGTTGTGAAACCCTGCGACCGCTATCTCAACAGCCCTTTTCACCATCTCATGGTCTCGAACGTCCGAAAAATCGACGGAGTAATCTGGCACGCTCTCTCTTATTCCGACGTATTCGACCTCTTCTAACATCTTGTCTCCTCTCAAGAACTCCACACACTCTCTAAGGGACTCCACCGTGTAGACGTGAAGATCCTTCACACATGTTGCTTCTTCTTCGTTTTCCTTTGGTATCACGACGGTTCCTTTGAAATGCCCTGAAAGAGACAGAAGAACGGGTAGAATGCCGTTTACACGCTTCACCTCACCGTTCAAGGACAGTTCTCCAACAGCGAGGATGTTTTCACTCACCTGAACGATGCCTGTCGAGGCAAGAATACACAGGGCTATCGGAAGATCGAGCATAGAACCTTCCTTCTTCAGGTCTCCGGGTGCAAGATTCACAACGAACTTTCCGTGGGGCAGGGAGAAACCACTGTTCAGTATGGCGCTCTTCACCCTCTTTCTGCTTTCTTTCACAGCAGTGTCCCCGAGTCCCACCACGTCGATATCGTTGAAGACACTTCTGTTGTCGAAATCCACCTCCACATCTATCCTCATCGCCTCTATACCCTGCAGAGTAGCGGAAGAAAGACGGCTGTAGTTCACCCGACGACCTCCCTGGGATCGTATTCTGCTTTCATTCTGTCCAGAGTTTCGAAGAGCAAATTAAGGCCGTTCTGGACATTCACCCTTACAAGCTCGCTCGAGTATCGCTTTTTCAATTCCACGACACCGTTTTTGAGGGATCTTCCCACGTTTATCCTTATGGGGAAACCGATCAGATCGGCATCTTTGAACTTGAAGCCTGGTGAGACTTCTCGATCGTCCAGAACAACCTCCTCACCTTTTTCCATAAGTGCTCTGTAGATCTCTTCCCCAACGCGCTTCTGATCCGGATCGTTCACGTTCAGAATATCGACTATGACCGTGTACGGTGCTATGGACAGGGGCCAGATCATACCGTTTTCGTCGTGGAAGTGCTCCACAACCGCTGCCATTGTTCTGGACACGCCCCAGCCATAGCATCCCATGATGAAGGGCTTTGTTTCCCCGTTTTCGTCCATGAAGTAGGCTCCCATCACCTCAGAATATTTCGTTCCTAGCTTGAAGATATGACCGAGTTCTATTCCTTTCGTGCCCCTGAGGGGTTCACCACATACGGGGCAGGGGTCTCCCTCCACAACCGTTCTCAGATCGTACCACTCGTTTATCTTGAAGTCTCTTGGGTGATTTGCGTTGATGTAATGAGAGTCCTCTTCCATTC
This region of Thermotoga sp. genomic DNA includes:
- the fliJ gene encoding flagellar export protein FliJ — its product is MAFKFRLQRIYEVRRKEEETLKSDLSKISEKIENLRDIIQQLTRKKKQIESNFLQKGQLSKKDLLELECEITFYEVEIEKYREELQKLLKEQERIRENLLEKMKERKMLEKLRERRFREYLTEENLRERRKMDEIAERKFWWS
- a CDS encoding metal-dependent transcriptional regulator, translating into MPRGRKKTLTPALEDYLSVIQEILQKQPAARVSVVAKKMGVSLPSVTNAMKRLSELGYVEYEKYGYITLTEKGKRKARSLRGSQNRLRNFFFYVMGIPSPTAEKLARHFSHFLDSRTRSRFKKFYDIMVNFGESKVQELKEFLEESKKIVNVQEIPEEAKKIEEEEEEEA
- a CDS encoding YifB family Mg chelatase-like AAA ATPase: MNYSRLSSATLQGIEAMRIDVEVDFDNRSVFNDIDVVGLGDTAVKESRKRVKSAILNSGFSLPHGKFVVNLAPGDLKKEGSMLDLPIALCILASTGIVQVSENILAVGELSLNGEVKRVNGILPVLLSLSGHFKGTVVIPKENEEEATCVKDLHVYTVESLRECVEFLRGDKMLEEVEYVGIRESVPDYSVDFSDVRDHEMVKRAVEIAVAGFHNILMVGNPGSGKTMIAKRIPTIFPPMSEEEIIETSKVYSAAGCLGLVRKRPFRSPHHTASTVSIIGGGTTPKPGEISLAHNGVLFLDELPEFKRDVLEALRQPLEEQCVTISRAKFSVTYPARFMMVGAMNPCPCGNLGDPKQPCVCSPRDILRYKKKISGPLLDRIDIVVNVPKLSFEEMMKKPEGEKSASIRERVMRAREIQLQRFQNTPISYNSQMTHRMLREHVKLDDKSEDLLEKYVERYGLSGRRIDKVLRLSRTIADLDGEKRVRMRHLAEALQYRFRDD
- the tmung gene encoding type-4 uracil-DNA glycosylase, which encodes MFTKEELMEIVVERVRECTMCPLHLTRTNVVVGEGSLDTKIVFVGEGPGEEEDRTGRPFVGRAGMLLTELLNEVGIKREDVYICNVVKCRPPNNRTPTLEEMFACGHFLLAQLEIINPSVVVALGATALSFFMDGKKVSITRVRGNPIDWLGGKKIVPTFHPSYLLRNRSKELRKIVLEDLEKAKSFIKEGR